The nucleotide window GACAGTATTTTAGATTGATAATTTACatccaacaaattattattattattattattattattgctatcCGATAAGATCATTACAAAATGTGCTTCGCACCACAAATATTTTCATAATCAGCCAGACCATCTTCCAGCTGGGCCTCATTTCTAGCTTGGTTAACAGCAGGTTCTTAAGgttcaaaaagagaaaatagcaaaaataaaaacaaactagACTACAAGATTCACAATAGaagttactcttttttttttttttctttcttttttaatacaTTACAACAATTTTACTATACCAACAGGCACGAACCTGCATTATGATAACACTATTATTCGATGGTAATCGCTCACACCAGTACAGCAGGACAAAACAACAAAGGCACCAAAgccatcatgcacatatatatatacattcatAGCTCAACTTTCTTTTCTGCGTCGGCGGCggtaatcttcttcttcttctcctcgccctcgccctcgctctcgctctccccgCCACCGCCGATGCTCACTACTCTCGGGCCCTTGATCTGGTCAGGGGCCAGTTTCTTGAGGCTCACCGTGAGGACCCCGTCCTCGAGCTTCGCGGTGACGGAGTCGAGGTCGGCATTGTCCGGGAGCCGGAACCGGCGCCAGAATTTGCCGTAGGACCGCTCGATGCAGTGCCAGTGCTCCCCCTTTTTCTCGTCGTCTCGCCTTCGCTCGCCGCTGACGCGGAGGATCCTGTTCTCCTCTATCTCTATCTTCAGCTCCTCTCTTTTTATACCTTCGCGTGTAGAGAAAACCAAGAGAAATGAATAAGAAtagatgttttaaatttgatcatatattaattaaattataaattagatagtaaaattaaaatattttaatttaaaaatgtgATAGGTGAGATAAGTTTTACAAtagtgtgtgtgcgtgtgtttgTTGCTCTTACCTGGTACGTCCATGATGATCTCGTGGGACGTGGGGGTCTCCCTCCAATCCACGCGCGCCACGTCGACCATCGCCACGTCATCCCGGTCCAGCGCGAAGGGCACCTGCTCCAGGATCCGGAACGGGTCGGCGAGAACCCGGTCCGGGACCGGACTCCCGGGCCGGTCCAGCCACGTCAGCAGCGAACCGGCCGTTAGCGGCGCTAAAGTTAGCAGCTGCAACAGTGGCAATAAGATAACGGTAACGGAGAAGGCAACGGATCGTTTCATCGTTTCGTTCGCTTTCGAAGAGGCGTCGCGGAGATTCGTGCTCGACTCCGTTCGATGGGCGGGGAATTTATAGCCGTTGGGGGGTTCGGAGGGGTCGACCGACACGTGGCGGTAGTAAGGGGGGGAGACTAGAAGGTTCGAGGCTGTGGGGTGATGACGTGGCAAGGGTGGAGAGATCGAGAGGCTTCGAGCGGGAACGGGCGATTGCCGGTAATAATAAAAAGGTCACTCGCATTCAACGtcgcattctagaatttttccaacGTGAGAGGTTTCTAGAGGGAGCTTCAACCGGAGAAATTATTTCATGGAATCGTGGTCCACAGTGTACGGCAGAGAAAGTGATTATTGCATAAACACCCtcctaaattttgatatttttttatttaatgctcTAAGGACCGTTTAGTTGGATATAGTTATAAAAATAGTGTAGTTGGAATTACATACAGTTATAAATACTGTAGTCATAACTACAtctaatttgtttggttttatacagttGCAATTACTATAGTTACATTTTTTCTGTAGTTAAGATTTGTATTAAATTAtgtcaatttttagatagaaCCATGAGATTATTTCTTCTGAGCATAAtctaatcatattttaattattaattaagacttttatatttatatataatttaatattataaaattatatattaatttaataaattttaaatgtaaatatattataaatttggttaaaataaaaattaagatattattaaattagcagactgaaaaataagaagcatatgaaaaaaatttattgacccTAACAGATATTACTAAATCCTCAGATTTcatgaatatgtatttttgaaaaaaaaagaaaagtgtatgaaaaaaaaaatcacacttttgtttatttgtttaatgaATGAACCGACTCTggctcaactgctgcagttgggacTTCTCGTGCAAATACAACTGCAGCAATTGGACCTAATTAcaccaaaccaaataaaaaattaataaagtatgcattttcaactgcattATAAATTGATAattgaaaatgcatgcaaccaaacaacccctaaATTGAAACTAGGACGAAATTGTAAAATTAattgatcttttatttaaattaaattttttttaaaaaaaatttatgacttaattaattttagattgaTTCGGTCCTCCATTTTCTCCCGCAATTCTCGGAGGGATTCCGACCTCCCTCTCCGCCGaaaccctaatccaattagagCTACGTACTGTTTCGCAAGCTCGATCTCTTCCATGGATGGAAATGGTGGTGTTGGTGGGCACTACCATGCTCTATCTCCGGAGGGGGGGTGTTTAGGGTAATCCGGAGTTAGGAGAGTTGGTATGATTTAAGCCCTCACCACTGgttgttttgttttgatttgatttgatttggtttaatttgatttgattctattcgtaatTTGCTTTATTTGTTTTGAGTTAATTTGTTTTGATGGGATTCGAACACAGAACAGGTCCTGTTCTGATCCCATGTAGAACATCAGTTTAACTCAAAAAGCTTGAGTTgatagagaacggtgttttggATAGTTATCTTTAGTAGTTTTATGGGAGGTGTTCGTCGAAGAAGTTTGGCTATAACAATCACACTTTATTAACCCATACATTTCAAGTTATGGAATCGCATATTGTGACCTTTCGAATTAGAGAAATCAAGATATTTTGGCAGTGATGTTAATAGAAATTATTAGCGACAAAGCAGATTCATTGAAATCGATCAAGTCTATCACGTAAATATCTGCTAAAATTCAATGTATTACTTGTCAATAGTAATTTCTTCTTtgttaattttactatcaactTACATTTGAATGATTTATAATGTAATTAGTATCATGAGCTatcgaaaaatttctatgtgaATATGACATGATATTGAGGTAGGAAATTTTGGGAGGAATAAGTGCCAAAAAGAGTATATTTGGGGTATTTTAATAGAATGATTGCCGAAAGAAGTATGATGTCGGTGGATTTTTATGCTATGCCAAGTTTTTATTGGCTTGTGATGATGCTTCCTGCATGGTATAAGCATTACACTGGAGCTCGGGCTTTTCATGATGCTTCTGTAACGCTTTTGCAAAGATTCTTTGGTGATTCACGGTTGTGCTGTATTCCTGAGAAGAGCTTTGACGGTAGTGATGAGCATCAAGAGCAGTGACTAGAGTTTAGAGTGCTGCGGAGGTTCGAGCTGTGGGTGTGAAGGAGACAGAAAATGAAGTAGAAAATTGTTATGGAATTTGACAGTAACTGGGAAAAGGATTACACgagtttaaattatttttcggATTTGGATTGAATACCGTCTCCGCACCACTTCGATGAGCAACTTCATTCCCCCAACGCTTTCTGCTATTGTGGAATACCTCTAGCAGAACGCAACATGTTGGCAAGCTCTCAGCAGCCTAGAGTCTGTACTGATGTCGGCAGACTACATAGCAGACCTGCACAGGGTGGTGTACCGGTGAGGAAATCCATGTTTAAGACATATAGTGACTTTCTAATGAAAGATGTTACAATCACATAATTTTTTCCCAAACATTTCCAAGTTCTGGTGTTGCAAGTTTAGATTGCTTTATTGGAGAACGGAAAGATATACTGTAATGAAATACAGGTAGTATTACAAGCGAATGAAAAGTTGACATGTAGTGTGATGTGAGTTTATATAAGGTTAAGAACATTTTAGGGAGAATAGGTAGCAAAAGAACTACAATTTTAATGGCTTTTAGCGTGTATGCTGATTTTTTATTGCCTTGTGATACTTCCCACATTCTCATAACTGTTACATGAAGACTTCTCTCTACTTTCGACCTATATATTCTGAAATTTCAAGATTGGTGCTTATCTATCCTAGTTGATAGTACTAAATTATAGCTCCTCATCTTGAAAGGCTTTATATATCTGCAACTTAGAGCTATTTAGATCTTAGTGGTTTATTCTAGCAGCAGCAAAGAGTTTCTATCTATTAATTTGGACTCAACCTGTTTACTGTTGGTATTCGAGCAAATATTTCTTTATTCGTTCAGAATTTGTGGTGATAAGAGTTTGGCTAGGCCTGTGAATTGGCACTTTATGAACCAAAACATTTCACATCGTTGAATCAATAGGGTAATATACTCTGTTTTATTGGATTATTTCACtggtttcatatttttgatTGGCCAAAATAGATCAAATGAACTTATTTCCTTTCCAGGAGGATTAATAATTGAGAGTGGTGGGAAGATTATTGTCTTTGGAGGTGTAGGAAAAGAACAAGTTTTGATTAGTCATTACAGCAGATGAATTTGTAGAACAATTAATTGGTTCTTGGAGGATGAGGCTTCTCTTGCGCAGACATCTTATCATCGGTTGCATGTAAGGTTTGCTCTAGCCTGCTCCAAAATCTGCAGTAGCGGCTTGCTCCCGCATCTCCGTCCTTCGTCGAGCGGTGTGTTTCCCCATCTATAGCCAACAAGTCAAAAACGCAGAATAAATATCATCTTTATAGAAAGCAAGTAGCTCTAGTATTGCACAAAACATAAGAAACTTGAGGTGTTCTGAAATTGCCCTTTATATGTCTTGTTGTTTGGAAGCTGAAAGTTACTAGACACTAAAATGTGCTAAAAAATGTAGAAGAAAATAGAGCTAAATAACAATAAGATTTGCTCCTTGGTTTTGAATATGGGAAATGAGCAAAGTACAATACCTATCTTTAGAAAGAACATCTGCTCCGAATTCTAACAATACTGCAGCAACAAGGTGTAGTCCCTCTGCTGCTGCAATGTGAAGTGGTGTCCTCAGATCATAATTTTTGGTGTTTGGATCAACTCCATATTCTAATAATCTTCGGAGAGTGCTGATATTGCTTTCGGTTGCAATTTTACGGAGATAACTTCCATTATCTTCCAAATNNNNNNNNNNNNNNNNNNNNNNNNNNNNNNNNNNNNNNNNNNNNNNNNNNNNNNNNNNNNNNNNNNNNNNNNNNNNNNNNNNNNNNNNNNNNNNNNNNNNNNNNNNNNNNNNNNNNNNNNNNNNNNNNNNNNNNNNNNNNNNNNNNNNNNNNNNNNNNNNNNNNNNNNNNNNNNNNNNNNNNNNNNNNNNNaacccatccgctctctaattaatccgtaTATCGCACATATACCCAAGCATAAACTCTAAaacctttaattcaaattcaaatttgaattccctaccaccagtaggtatcagaaacaactctcacctaaccccaggtcacaagcacagagcacgCGGAGCTTTAAAAcgcacgaatagcaaagagcgggaaccctctttttgataaaatccctttttctcgataaccgtgcatcagaatccGATTCtgtcagcgccaatggttccagtATAGTCGAGaggttcgaaacgagctattggaccacTATGTTCGGAGGTCTGTACGCGCCAGAGGCCAAGTTTGcttcgtggcttctccggaaaaccggagttactattcacttaagtcgaaCTTCCGGGTCTCATAACTTCTCCACTTTAGCTCGGTTTTGCCTGAAATTTGACgtgtgcttatgtaattaaattacacacataaaaatcgtcaacagagagtctaattgcactgtcaaaatctcagtccttacaataagAGGCTCATTCctgtaattataattttacaaaagttatttgtaaaataaaaattaagaaaactaaatgcaaaaataaatttgtagaaATATCTTTGCTAAGGAGAAGAGGgccagaagaaaagaaaaaaaataaaagaaaaagaaaacgtgGCAATTGAGGGTATGATATTATTCACTTTATAACTATTAAATATTTAGGATTGAATAGATGGTCGGTAGAATACATAAGAATACATAATTTGAGAGTTCTCTCCAATCCACAAAGCgttctctcttttgttctcGCCACGTGAGTATGTGACAGCTTCTTCACccttccactctctctctcccccctcccctctttctctataatatattttatgatttctctctctcccccttctctctcttcttttagGCATATCCTAATTCTCACTCCCACAACTTtctcttagattttttttatcatattatatattattctctattctccctctctctctctctctctcattctcccctcccctctttctctctggGCCCGTTTAGTCTAATTTCTGAAAAAATGATTTCTccagaattgattttggtttgaaaaagtgatttctgttaaaagctgtagagtgTTTGGCTGAGTCTGGTAGAAAAATGATTGTACTgaagtaattttaaaaaactatttggcaattttttttgctgaagtgattttgtaatgttttttaatattagtcattcttaaaagtaattaatattacataccaatatttcaagttattaataactatttaatataaCAAAAGTGTGTAATGATAAATATTCATTATGATAACAATTTATCAAAATGTACTCATCAATGATGCAGCAATACGATCGCGAGCTTGGGTCATGATATAATCATCTGTTACTCCACATTTTGCTTTCTCTCTAAATTTATTAACCATATTTTGCCATCTAATTCTATTAAAATGAGTATTCGGTCGGTTTCCGTCATTGATCTCTTCAACACATGTTtcgtaaaaaattttaaataacgtTGCATCCCacatagttttaattttttttttttttttttttttttttttttttttttttttttttttttgtaatggtAATTATTTAGGTCATTGAACTTAAATATGCTGCAGTTGGATCACGactttaatttctatttcaattgAGAATGCTTTGTCAAACATGACTGAAATTTTTCTTAGCAAGGGACGCTTTGATAGTTGTCAGTTGATTCAAGTGTCACGTCATCTTTAGGAGATGACTTGGTGATGATGTAGGAGCTGATTCGGCAACTACATTAAAATTTCTTAGAGGATAAGGTGGAAAATGTGTGCGCTGTTGAATATGAAAGCATGTCAAGATATTGTTAATGGTACTTTGAGCTTTGAGACATGGTTATTTTACTACATGGTGAGAGGAGGAGGTTCGGAGTCTCAAGT belongs to Ananas comosus cultivar F153 unplaced genomic scaffold, ASM154086v1, whole genome shotgun sequence and includes:
- the LOC109705166 gene encoding 22.0 kDa class IV heat shock protein-like — encoded protein: MKRSVAFSVTVILLPLLQLLTLAPLTAGSLLTWLDRPGSPVPDRVLADPFRILEQVPFALDRDDVAMVDVARVDWRETPTSHEIIMDVPGIKREELKIEIEENRILRVSGERRRDDEKKGEHWHCIERSYGKFWRRFRLPDNADLDSVTAKLEDGVLTVSLKKLAPDQIKGPRVVSIGGGGESESEGEGEEKKKKITAADAEKKVEL